The proteins below are encoded in one region of Mariprofundus sp. NF:
- a CDS encoding tyrosine recombinase XerC has protein sequence MKSPTPIQLQTNPALQEAVERFLHEMADVRLASEHTIAAYRRDLSRFIDFSGDLPLNQITRMQVQDWLVSGHAAGLAASTLARRLSALSSFFDAAVQAHWCKTNVAAGVRPPKQPKRLPRTLPPEQTAALMQSSDRSSELRDLALLAVMYGCGLRVSEVVGLNLHDVDLLQFELRVFGKGRKERIVPLPEGAVDYVQAYLAERSAAAEEPAVFLNRFGKRLSVRSVQRMLKDRALENGADISVTPHRLRHSFATHLLAGGVDLRAIQELLGHASLATTERYTHLDIAKLTEVYDQTHPRARKKPQ, from the coding sequence TTGAAGTCGCCGACTCCGATTCAGCTGCAAACTAATCCGGCTCTGCAAGAGGCGGTCGAACGATTTCTGCATGAGATGGCCGATGTTCGACTGGCATCTGAACATACCATCGCCGCCTACCGGCGCGATCTCTCCCGCTTTATAGATTTCTCTGGTGATCTGCCACTAAACCAGATCACTCGCATGCAGGTACAGGACTGGTTGGTCAGTGGCCACGCTGCAGGCCTTGCCGCTTCGACACTTGCCAGACGCCTCTCTGCCCTCTCCAGCTTCTTTGATGCAGCGGTGCAGGCCCACTGGTGCAAAACCAATGTTGCAGCAGGAGTGCGCCCGCCCAAGCAGCCGAAACGACTTCCCCGTACACTGCCTCCGGAGCAGACAGCCGCTCTGATGCAGAGCAGTGACCGCAGCAGCGAACTGCGTGATCTGGCACTGCTGGCTGTGATGTACGGCTGTGGCCTGCGTGTCTCTGAAGTGGTGGGTCTGAATCTGCACGATGTTGATCTGCTTCAATTTGAACTGCGTGTGTTCGGTAAGGGTCGCAAGGAGCGCATTGTTCCGCTTCCGGAGGGGGCGGTTGACTATGTGCAGGCCTACCTTGCAGAGCGCAGCGCTGCAGCAGAAGAGCCCGCGGTATTTCTCAATCGTTTTGGCAAGCGCCTCTCTGTGCGCAGCGTACAGCGCATGCTTAAAGACCGGGCTCTGGAGAATGGGGCAGATATCTCAGTGACACCGCATCGATTGCGCCACTCCTTTGCTACCCATCTACTGGCAGGTGGTGTCGACCTGCGCGCCATTCAGGAGCTGTTAGGCCACGCCTCCCTTGCTACCACCGAGCGCTATACCCATCTCGATATTGCCAAACTCACCGAGGTTTATGATCAGACCCATCCCCGAGCCAGAAAAAAGCCGCAGTAA
- a CDS encoding response regulator transcription factor, producing the protein MKIQLISETTLIHDGLLCLLDSEEDLSVITPQVKCSPPSCYQSCHSDETDLIVIDTTSGKYSCIDCIRQVTRRHPDVKILVIIWREQFTLVNEALHNGAKGVLSMEANQALLTQAIREVAAGQQFIDPSLQQALAEVPYQQMINPFDILSEREKTVLQLILKGNNTEECATRLHISKKTVANHRTQINKKMAVHDLGQLTRLAIRHNLIKPV; encoded by the coding sequence ATGAAGATTCAGCTGATCAGCGAGACAACCTTGATTCACGATGGTTTGCTCTGTCTGCTGGATAGTGAAGAGGATCTAAGTGTCATAACACCACAAGTAAAATGCTCTCCGCCAAGCTGTTATCAGAGCTGCCACTCAGATGAGACCGATCTGATTGTCATCGATACCACCTCCGGAAAATACAGCTGCATTGATTGTATCCGTCAAGTCACCAGACGCCATCCCGATGTTAAAATCCTGGTGATTATCTGGCGAGAGCAGTTCACGCTGGTTAATGAGGCACTTCACAATGGTGCTAAAGGGGTACTATCAATGGAGGCGAATCAGGCTCTGCTGACTCAGGCCATACGAGAAGTTGCTGCGGGCCAACAGTTCATCGATCCATCCCTGCAGCAGGCGCTGGCTGAGGTGCCTTATCAGCAGATGATCAATCCATTTGATATTCTTTCAGAAAGAGAGAAAACGGTTCTGCAGTTAATCCTGAAAGGTAACAATACCGAAGAGTGCGCGACCCGACTTCATATCAGCAAAAAAACAGTTGCCAACCACCGCACCCAGATAAATAAAAAAATGGCTGTGCATGATCTGGGTCAGCTTACCCGGCTGGCGATACGTCATAATTTGATAAAACCTGTCTAA